The Takifugu flavidus isolate HTHZ2018 chromosome 17, ASM371156v2, whole genome shotgun sequence genome contains a region encoding:
- the si:ch211-285f17.1 gene encoding sickle tail protein homolog isoform X14 — MSKSSRLARPPSLGTGSKLPSSRRECPGMAGRARVVSVGEKLMRAGSDGVLSRQKPLTGASPQDKNQREVEIRAPSQFPGEKGQTVEMVPPKSRISPPKTHNPDPVHKQTKSNLKVTSPEDSEHLSRRQLSPNGTAPPKGDAKGSRTVPRRHTLGGARGSREILAMQPPDMDKKREAFLEHLKQKYPHHASAIMGHQERLREQSRSPKHGPSPQSSVADQVDHLSLASLDSLDTMSEADTPTGFTRGSRVRASLPVVRSTNQTKDRSLGVLYLQYADETKQIRMPNEITSVDTVRALFVSAFPQHLTMKMLESPSVAVYVKDDMRNMYYELNDVRSITDHSCLKVYNKDPAQAFSHGPRPANGDARMHGEMLHGGRDNAHPLRQHPIGPPLHHSVQGTMPAASNSMPPSPSRIPFSPRQGSAPSSSTVPRERVSTANPAARSNSPCPSAILERRDVKPDEDMSNKSHSLARGNEGLYADPYLLQEGRLSMASSHGAHPNDGPEHGLGGFHRASIRSTSSYGGPSPTDSIDHPSLYRQKSRNSQLPTLGSKTPPPSPHRMAEVRMIDMHGGPPHGLPPHGVPIERSSPVRQSFRKEEVAGTKPRHSVGSPVIADLQGHLQGPIPAPSDHQTRERMKAMEQQIASLTGLVQHALLKGSNASGNKEPASERPPKTASPAHSANTSGGSPILAPKTNPGPKGTSSAPLRVNLLQFRKNVSDLRMQLHQMRQIQLQNQEALRVQLKRAEQEISGKLAEAMRGLEDPVQRQRAVVEEDRHKYLSLEEHVLAQLSELEQYVVTLQKDSATTNRAVTLKDVEEGAVTLRKVGESLAGLKGEFPALQTRMRAVLRVEVEAVKFLKEEPHKLDSMLKRVKSLTDTLGSLRRCATEGSQKGPDLVANVPVSHSPSPSAPSSESPGNPLPVSTQPGPTSAPLEPQSSTIKSEVMPSSPVVIHHVQSSPVHIQQSQQSAALTVRSSPPLTPSPTNAPSPNPGKSQGRESPKTAAVDPASPAQCKKTRRNSANNGNGTKQDLVIEELQNSPDKSKKRVMSIEAAEKEWDEKRQNMGHYDGKEFEKILEEAQANMMKGIPSLEVEGRSAGAPAAAEQASTQDSAESGTEKPQTEPPSDTSSKKGPEKFPKPVLEKPAKPVLERPSRSVPRPSPADSLSKQECEKPNKSPPPPPPRKIFPGSGSGMTTTRSGEVVYINRKESVSSQEGDDDASPPTPKAKPTKVPPETKPKPATPPPVVSSAAGEEEDDGDKIMAELQVFQKCAVKEAGVENSVEPTTRVEPQIRELRSGSSLPLKEKKQGSEPSREDKEPVTDENGNTTVRQSQGIIYYVTGQIPKEQPPALGSEETPERREPAQTSSQNASVASPTSRMPVPLSAKARQAPGTTDKAGKQQKLQDAQRQFRQANGSAKRVGGDHKTSSPTVPVSKIPAFYPSSTKSSSQSVQNSDATNPINTSSSSSSSSSVTKSSHTPRSSSLPSSHIPSLSNGSLKLPTPLQHSGKALSFSSQTQNGRVHCSSSFSSSSSSSSSSTSSSSPSPLSPTPLGQGGKSIRTIHTPSFTSYRSHNGSSGKSCIPTATAAKDAA; from the exons AACAGACCAAGAGCAACCTGAAAGTAACGTCCCCAGAAGACAGCGAACACCTGAGCCGCCGACAGCTGTCGCCAAATGGGACGGCCCCTCCAAAGGGGGACGCTAAAGGCAGCCGCACGGTCCCTCGCAGGCACACATTAGGGGGAGCCCGCGGCTCCCGGGAGATCCTGGCTATGCAGCCGCCCGACATGGACAAGAAGAGGGAGGCCTTCCTGGAGCACCTGAAGCAGAAGTATCCCCATCACGCGTCGGCCATCATGGGTCACCAGGAGAGGCTGCGAGAGCAG AGCAGAAGCCCGAAGCACGGCCCCAGCCCTCAGTCCAGCGTCGCTGACCAGGTCGACCACCTCTCTCTGGCCTCCCTGGATTCCCTGGACACCATGTCTGAGGCCGACACGCCCACAGGTTTCACCCGCGGCAGCCGGGTCCGCGCTAGCCTGCCAGTGGTTCGATCGACCAACCAGACGAAGGACCGCTCTCTCG GTGTTCTGTACTTGCAGTACGCAGACGAGACCAAACAGATCCGCATGCCCAACGAGATCACCAGCGTCGACACTGTCAGAGCCCTGTTTGTTAGTGCCTTCCCGCAGCACCTCACCATGAAGATGCTGGAGTCCCCCAGCGTGGCCGTCTACGTCAAGGATGACATGAGGAACATGTACTACGAGCTCAACGACGTCCG GAGCATTACGGATCACTCCTGCCTGAAGGTCTACAACAAAGACCCGGCACAGGCGTTCAGCCACGGGCCGAGACCCGCCAACGGCGATGCCAGG ATGCACGGCGAGATGCTGCACGGCGGCCGTGATAATGCCCACCCCCTGAGACAGCATCCCATTGGCCCGCCGCTCCACCACTCCGTTCAGGGAACCATGCCGGCTGCTTCGAACTCAATGCCGCCGTCTCCCTCGAGGATCCCCTTCAGTCCCAGGCAGGGCTCCGcacccagcagctccactgTCCCGCGGGAGAGAGTGTCCACCGCCAACCCCGCCGCCCGCTCTAACTCGCCCTGTCCCAGCGCCATCCTGGAGCGACGGGACGTCAAACCGGATGAGGACATGAGCAATAAAAGCCACAGTCTAGCCAGGGGGAACGAGGGCTTGTATGCAGACCCGTACTTGCTCCAGGAGGGAAGGCTGAGCATGGCTAGTTCCCACGGAGCACACCCCAACGATGGGCCAGAACACGGACTAGGTGGATTCCATCGTGCCTCCATTCGTTCCACGAGCTCTTACGGCGGGCCCAGCCCCACGGACTCCATCGATCACCCTTCTCTGTACAGGCAGAAGTCCAGAAACAGCCAGCTGCCAACTCTGGGTTCCAAAACCCCTCCGCCGTCCCCTCACCGCATGGCTGAGGTACGGATGATTGACATGCACGGCGGGCCTCCGCACGGCCTGCCCCCCCACGGTGTTCCGATAGAGAGGAGCTCGCCGGTGCGTCAGTCcttcaggaaggaggaagtggcGGGGACTAAACCTCGCCACAGCGTGGGATCGCCGGTGATCGCTGACCTGCAGGGTCACCTGCAGGGGCCCATCCCAGCTCCCAGCGACCACCAGACACG AGAGCGAATGAAGGCAATGGAGCAACAGATTGCCAGCTTGACTGGTCTTGTTCAGCATGCACTTTTAAAGGGGTCAAACGCTAGTGGCAACAAGGAGCCCGCAAG TGAAAGACCACCGAAGACTGCGTCTCCGGCCCACAGCGCCAACACCTCAG GCGGTTCCCCGATCCTGGCTCCCAAGACCAACCCGGGCCCTAAAGGCACAAGCTCGGCTCCTCTGAGAGTCAACCTCCTGCAGTTCAGGAAGAACGTTTCTGACCTCAGGATGCAGCTCCATCAAATGAGACAGATTCAG ctccagaaccaggAGGCGCTGCGAGTCCAGCTGAAGCGCGCAGAGCAGGAAATCAGCGGTAAACTGGCAGAGGCCATGCGGGGTCTGGAAGACCCCGTTCAGAGGCAGAGAGCTGTGGTAGAGGAGGACCGGCACAAGTATTTGAGCCTGGAGGAGCATGTTCTCGCACAGCTCAG TGAGTTGGAGCAGTATGTAGTCACGCTGCAGAAAGACTCAGCCACAACTAACAGAGCAGTGACCCTGAAGGACGTGGAGGAAGGGGCCGTAACACTGAGGAAGGTGGGAGAGTCTCTGGCGGGGCTAAAAG GAGAGTTTCCAGCCCTGCAAACCCGAATGCGCGCTGTGCTCAGGGTGGAAGTGGAGGCTGTAAAGTTCCTGAAGGAGGAGCCTCATAAACTGGACAGCATGCTGAAACGGGTGAAGAGCCTGACGGACACACTCGGCAGCCTGAGAAG ATGTGCTACTGAGGGATCTCAGAAAGGCCCTGATCTGGTTGCTAATGTACCAGTAAGCCACAGCCCTTCACCCTCAGCACCATCCAGTGAATCCCCTGGGAATCCCCTGCCAGTATCAACCCAGCCCGGCCCCACGTCAGCCCCCCTCGAACCGCAGAGTTCCACCATTAAATCAGAGGTGATGCCCTCCTCCCCGGTGGTGATCCATCACGTTCAGAGCTCTCCGGTCCACATTCAGCAGTCCCAGCAGTCTGCAGCCTTGACCGTTCGGTCCAGCCCGCCGCTGACCCCGAGCCCCACGAACGCACCGAGTCCCAACCCCGGTAAAAGCCAAGGCCGCGAGTCTCCCAAGACAGCAGCTGTTGATCCTGCAAGTCCTGCACAATGCAAGAAAACACGGAGGAACTCGGCGAATAATGGAAATGGGACCAAGCAGGATCTTGTGATAGAAGAGCTCCAGAACTCCCCAGACAAGAGCAAGAAAAGAGTTATGTCCATAGAG gCAGCAGAGAAGGAGTGGGACGAGAAGAGGCAGAACATGGGTCATTATGATGGGAAAGAGTTTGAGAAGATCTTGGAAGAGGCTCAGGCCAACATGATGAAGGGTATTCCCAGTCTGGAGGTTGAAGGCCGCTCAGCAGGAGCTCCGGCTGCTGCAGAACAAGCTAGCACGCAGGACTCAGCAGAGTCAG GCACTGAAAAGCCCCAGACGGAGCCTCCGTCTGACACATCATCCAAGAAGGGGCCTGAGAAATTCCCAAAGCCCGTGCTGGAGAAGCCAGCCAAACCTGTGCTGGAGAGACCCTCCAGGAGTGTCCCCAGGCCGTCACCTGCCGACAGCCTGAGCAAACAAGAGTGCGAAAAGCCCAACAAGtccccgccgccgccacctccgAGGAAAATCTTCCCCGGCTCCGGCTCAGGCATGACCACTACGCGCTCCGGGGAGGTGGTCTACATCAACAGGAAAGAGTCGGTCTCCTCTCAG GAAGGCGACGACGATGCCTCACCCCCCACTCCCAAAGCGAAGCCCACCAAGGTTCCGCCAGAGACCAAGCCGAAGCCGGCCACCCCTCCCCCCGTGGTGTCCTCAGccgctggagaagaggaggatgacggGGACAAGATCATGGCGGAGCTCCAG GTGTTCCAGAAGTGCGCGGTGAAGGAGGCGGGGGTAGAAAACTCAGTAGAACCCACCACTCGCGTTGAACCGCAAATCAGAGAGCTCAGATCAGGGTCCTCATTGCCCCTCAAAGAGAAAAAG CAGGGTTCAGAACCCAGTCGGGAGGATAAAGAACCAGTCACTGATGAAAACGGAAATACTACTGTACGGCAGAGCCAGGGG ATCATTTACTATGTGACTGGCCAGATTCCTAAAGAGCAGCCGCCAGCGCTGGGATCGGAGGAAACCCCCGAACGCCGAGAGCCCGCCCAGACTTCATCACAG AATGCCAGTGTTGCTTCCCCCACTAGTCGGATGCCCGTCCCTTTGTCTGCGAAGGCCAGGCAGGCGCCGGGTACTACTGacaaagcaggaaaacagcaaaaactgcAGGATGCTCAAAGGCAGTTCCGACAG GCTAACGGAAGTGCTAAAAGAGTGGGAGGGGATCATAAAACTTCTTCCCCTACTGTTCCCGTTTCTAAAATCCCTGCTTTTTATCCTAGCTCTACTAAAAGCAGCTCCCAGTCTGTACAAAACTCAGATGCTACTAATCCTATTAatacttcctcttcctcctcctcctcctcctctgtgacaAAGTCCTCTCACACCCCTCGTTCCAGCTCCCTGCCCTCCTCCCACATCCCCTCCCTGTCTAACGGATCCCTCAAACTCCCCACGCCCCTCCAGCACAGCGGTAAAGCTCTCTCGTTTTCCTCACAGACTCAGAACGGTCGAGTGCACTGCTCCtcttcattctcctcctcctcctcctcctcctcctcttccacctcctcctcctccccctcccctctgtcgCCCACACCTTTGGGCCAAGGTGGAAAGAGCATCCGCACCATTCACACCCCCAGCTTCACCAGCTACAGGTCGCACAACGGCAGCAGCGGCAAATCCTGCATCCCAACAGCCACAGCAGCTAAGGACGCTGCCTAG
- the si:ch211-285f17.1 gene encoding sickle tail protein homolog isoform X1 — protein MSKSSRLARPPSLGTGSKLPSSRRECPGMAGRARVVSVGEKLMRAGSDGVLSRQKPLTGASPQDKNQREVEIRAPSQFPGEKGQTVEMVPPKSRISPPKTHNPDPVHKQTKSNLKVTSPEDSEHLSRRQLSPNGTAPPKGDAKGSRTVPRRHTLGGARGSREILAMQPPDMDKKREAFLEHLKQKYPHHASAIMGHQERLREQSRSPKHGPSPQSSVADQVDHLSLASLDSLDTMSEADTPTGFTRGSRVRASLPVVRSTNQTKDRSLGVLYLQYADETKQIRMPNEITSVDTVRALFVSAFPQHLTMKMLESPSVAVYVKDDMRNMYYELNDVRSITDHSCLKVYNKDPAQAFSHGPRPANGDARMHGEMLHGGRDNAHPLRQHPIGPPLHHSVQGTMPAASNSMPPSPSRIPFSPRQGSAPSSSTVPRERVSTANPAARSNSPCPSAILERRDVKPDEDMSNKSHSLARGNEGLYADPYLLQEGRLSMASSHGAHPNDGPEHGLGGFHRASIRSTSSYGGPSPTDSIDHPSLYRQKSRNSQLPTLGSKTPPPSPHRMAEVRMIDMHGGPPHGLPPHGVPIERSSPVRQSFRKEEVAGTKPRHSVGSPVIADLQGHLQGPIPAPSDHQTRERMKAMEQQIASLTGLVQHALLKGSNASGNKEPASERPPKTASPAHSANTSGGSPILAPKTNPGPKGTSSAPLRVNLLQFRKNVSDLRMQLHQMRQIQLQNQEALRVQLKRAEQEISGKLAEAMRGLEDPVQRQRAVVEEDRHKYLSLEEHVLAQLSELEQYVVTLQKDSATTNRAVTLKDVEEGAVTLRKVGESLAGLKGEFPALQTRMRAVLRVEVEAVKFLKEEPHKLDSMLKRVKSLTDTLGSLRRCATEGSQKGPDLVANVPVSHSPSPSAPSSESPGNPLPVSTQPGPTSAPLEPQSSTIKSEVMPSSPVVIHHVQSSPVHIQQSQQSAALTVRSSPPLTPSPTNAPSPNPGKSQGRESPKTAAVDPASPAQCKKTRRNSANNGNGTKQDLVIEELQNSPDKSKKRVMSIEAAEKEWDEKRQNMGHYDGKEFEKILEEAQANMMKGIPSLEVEGRSAGAPAAAEQASTQDSAESGTEKPQTEPPSDTSSKKGPEKFPKPVLEKPAKPVLERPSRSVPRPSPADSLSKQECEKPNKSPPPPPPRKIFPGSGSGMTTTRSGEVVYINRKESVSSQEGDDDASPPTPKAKPTKVPPETKPKPATPPPVVSSAAGEEEDDGDKIMAELQVFQKCAVKEAGVENSVEPTTRVEPQIRELRSGSSLPLKEKKQGSEPSREDKEPVTDENGNTTVRQSQGIIYYVTGQIPKEQPPALGSEETPERREPAQTSSQVSNVTFNDNSPSQQQQQQQPPLSPPPKSPPPISPKPTGLKGFKLPRKHLKRSGSLKTSAEMEKGEILNKINTEKKGRVIQMQLSPKTIMPEPAPVSATTAGTEVSKPRLPPLKVPKSEEMVPKSPPEGDDEASLSPDLPGEEAPPPPDNIAFMITNTKVQALSCGEYQELVNAKKGRVQTVTVGSASPTRGDPADPNVPQDNGANKKPVIIIFDEPMDIRSAYKRLSTIFECEEELDRMLSEERIEEESEESDTDRTGGPQGKPGEMVVVDGKRVGPSQAASDRASVSSSSSSSNSDSGVNLESSGDAKQDGKKKFKFKFPKKQLAALTQAIRTGTKSGKKTLQVVVYEDEEEYDGTIRQHKEAKRFEIATSKPTVDTPKAPGPSALNRQNSDSVCRTNEIRKNTYKTLDSLEQTIKQLETTISEMGPRSPVERAVAEEPKAENGKSSEGAGVRRSSSLPKSRVSGPKNASVASPTSRMPVPLSAKARQAPGTTDKAGKQQKLQDAQRQFRQANGSAKRVGGDHKTSSPTVPVSKIPAFYPSSTKSSSQSVQNSDATNPINTSSSSSSSSSVTKSSHTPRSSSLPSSHIPSLSNGSLKLPTPLQHSGKALSFSSQTQNGRVHCSSSFSSSSSSSSSSTSSSSPSPLSPTPLGQGGKSIRTIHTPSFTSYRSHNGSSGKSCIPTATAAKDAA, from the exons AACAGACCAAGAGCAACCTGAAAGTAACGTCCCCAGAAGACAGCGAACACCTGAGCCGCCGACAGCTGTCGCCAAATGGGACGGCCCCTCCAAAGGGGGACGCTAAAGGCAGCCGCACGGTCCCTCGCAGGCACACATTAGGGGGAGCCCGCGGCTCCCGGGAGATCCTGGCTATGCAGCCGCCCGACATGGACAAGAAGAGGGAGGCCTTCCTGGAGCACCTGAAGCAGAAGTATCCCCATCACGCGTCGGCCATCATGGGTCACCAGGAGAGGCTGCGAGAGCAG AGCAGAAGCCCGAAGCACGGCCCCAGCCCTCAGTCCAGCGTCGCTGACCAGGTCGACCACCTCTCTCTGGCCTCCCTGGATTCCCTGGACACCATGTCTGAGGCCGACACGCCCACAGGTTTCACCCGCGGCAGCCGGGTCCGCGCTAGCCTGCCAGTGGTTCGATCGACCAACCAGACGAAGGACCGCTCTCTCG GTGTTCTGTACTTGCAGTACGCAGACGAGACCAAACAGATCCGCATGCCCAACGAGATCACCAGCGTCGACACTGTCAGAGCCCTGTTTGTTAGTGCCTTCCCGCAGCACCTCACCATGAAGATGCTGGAGTCCCCCAGCGTGGCCGTCTACGTCAAGGATGACATGAGGAACATGTACTACGAGCTCAACGACGTCCG GAGCATTACGGATCACTCCTGCCTGAAGGTCTACAACAAAGACCCGGCACAGGCGTTCAGCCACGGGCCGAGACCCGCCAACGGCGATGCCAGG ATGCACGGCGAGATGCTGCACGGCGGCCGTGATAATGCCCACCCCCTGAGACAGCATCCCATTGGCCCGCCGCTCCACCACTCCGTTCAGGGAACCATGCCGGCTGCTTCGAACTCAATGCCGCCGTCTCCCTCGAGGATCCCCTTCAGTCCCAGGCAGGGCTCCGcacccagcagctccactgTCCCGCGGGAGAGAGTGTCCACCGCCAACCCCGCCGCCCGCTCTAACTCGCCCTGTCCCAGCGCCATCCTGGAGCGACGGGACGTCAAACCGGATGAGGACATGAGCAATAAAAGCCACAGTCTAGCCAGGGGGAACGAGGGCTTGTATGCAGACCCGTACTTGCTCCAGGAGGGAAGGCTGAGCATGGCTAGTTCCCACGGAGCACACCCCAACGATGGGCCAGAACACGGACTAGGTGGATTCCATCGTGCCTCCATTCGTTCCACGAGCTCTTACGGCGGGCCCAGCCCCACGGACTCCATCGATCACCCTTCTCTGTACAGGCAGAAGTCCAGAAACAGCCAGCTGCCAACTCTGGGTTCCAAAACCCCTCCGCCGTCCCCTCACCGCATGGCTGAGGTACGGATGATTGACATGCACGGCGGGCCTCCGCACGGCCTGCCCCCCCACGGTGTTCCGATAGAGAGGAGCTCGCCGGTGCGTCAGTCcttcaggaaggaggaagtggcGGGGACTAAACCTCGCCACAGCGTGGGATCGCCGGTGATCGCTGACCTGCAGGGTCACCTGCAGGGGCCCATCCCAGCTCCCAGCGACCACCAGACACG AGAGCGAATGAAGGCAATGGAGCAACAGATTGCCAGCTTGACTGGTCTTGTTCAGCATGCACTTTTAAAGGGGTCAAACGCTAGTGGCAACAAGGAGCCCGCAAG TGAAAGACCACCGAAGACTGCGTCTCCGGCCCACAGCGCCAACACCTCAG GCGGTTCCCCGATCCTGGCTCCCAAGACCAACCCGGGCCCTAAAGGCACAAGCTCGGCTCCTCTGAGAGTCAACCTCCTGCAGTTCAGGAAGAACGTTTCTGACCTCAGGATGCAGCTCCATCAAATGAGACAGATTCAG ctccagaaccaggAGGCGCTGCGAGTCCAGCTGAAGCGCGCAGAGCAGGAAATCAGCGGTAAACTGGCAGAGGCCATGCGGGGTCTGGAAGACCCCGTTCAGAGGCAGAGAGCTGTGGTAGAGGAGGACCGGCACAAGTATTTGAGCCTGGAGGAGCATGTTCTCGCACAGCTCAG TGAGTTGGAGCAGTATGTAGTCACGCTGCAGAAAGACTCAGCCACAACTAACAGAGCAGTGACCCTGAAGGACGTGGAGGAAGGGGCCGTAACACTGAGGAAGGTGGGAGAGTCTCTGGCGGGGCTAAAAG GAGAGTTTCCAGCCCTGCAAACCCGAATGCGCGCTGTGCTCAGGGTGGAAGTGGAGGCTGTAAAGTTCCTGAAGGAGGAGCCTCATAAACTGGACAGCATGCTGAAACGGGTGAAGAGCCTGACGGACACACTCGGCAGCCTGAGAAG ATGTGCTACTGAGGGATCTCAGAAAGGCCCTGATCTGGTTGCTAATGTACCAGTAAGCCACAGCCCTTCACCCTCAGCACCATCCAGTGAATCCCCTGGGAATCCCCTGCCAGTATCAACCCAGCCCGGCCCCACGTCAGCCCCCCTCGAACCGCAGAGTTCCACCATTAAATCAGAGGTGATGCCCTCCTCCCCGGTGGTGATCCATCACGTTCAGAGCTCTCCGGTCCACATTCAGCAGTCCCAGCAGTCTGCAGCCTTGACCGTTCGGTCCAGCCCGCCGCTGACCCCGAGCCCCACGAACGCACCGAGTCCCAACCCCGGTAAAAGCCAAGGCCGCGAGTCTCCCAAGACAGCAGCTGTTGATCCTGCAAGTCCTGCACAATGCAAGAAAACACGGAGGAACTCGGCGAATAATGGAAATGGGACCAAGCAGGATCTTGTGATAGAAGAGCTCCAGAACTCCCCAGACAAGAGCAAGAAAAGAGTTATGTCCATAGAG gCAGCAGAGAAGGAGTGGGACGAGAAGAGGCAGAACATGGGTCATTATGATGGGAAAGAGTTTGAGAAGATCTTGGAAGAGGCTCAGGCCAACATGATGAAGGGTATTCCCAGTCTGGAGGTTGAAGGCCGCTCAGCAGGAGCTCCGGCTGCTGCAGAACAAGCTAGCACGCAGGACTCAGCAGAGTCAG GCACTGAAAAGCCCCAGACGGAGCCTCCGTCTGACACATCATCCAAGAAGGGGCCTGAGAAATTCCCAAAGCCCGTGCTGGAGAAGCCAGCCAAACCTGTGCTGGAGAGACCCTCCAGGAGTGTCCCCAGGCCGTCACCTGCCGACAGCCTGAGCAAACAAGAGTGCGAAAAGCCCAACAAGtccccgccgccgccacctccgAGGAAAATCTTCCCCGGCTCCGGCTCAGGCATGACCACTACGCGCTCCGGGGAGGTGGTCTACATCAACAGGAAAGAGTCGGTCTCCTCTCAG GAAGGCGACGACGATGCCTCACCCCCCACTCCCAAAGCGAAGCCCACCAAGGTTCCGCCAGAGACCAAGCCGAAGCCGGCCACCCCTCCCCCCGTGGTGTCCTCAGccgctggagaagaggaggatgacggGGACAAGATCATGGCGGAGCTCCAG GTGTTCCAGAAGTGCGCGGTGAAGGAGGCGGGGGTAGAAAACTCAGTAGAACCCACCACTCGCGTTGAACCGCAAATCAGAGAGCTCAGATCAGGGTCCTCATTGCCCCTCAAAGAGAAAAAG CAGGGTTCAGAACCCAGTCGGGAGGATAAAGAACCAGTCACTGATGAAAACGGAAATACTACTGTACGGCAGAGCCAGGGG ATCATTTACTATGTGACTGGCCAGATTCCTAAAGAGCAGCCGCCAGCGCTGGGATCGGAGGAAACCCCCGAACGCCGAGAGCCCGCCCAGACTTCATCACAGgtgtcaaatgtcacttttaatgaCAATTCTCcaagccagcagcagcagcagcagcagccgccactGTCTCCGCCCCCCAAATCACCTCCGCCCATATCACCTAAACCCACCGGACTCAAAGGGTTCAAACTTCCCAGGAAACATCTGAAGCGTTCCGGGTCCTTGAAGACCAGTGCGGAAATGGAGAAGGGAGAAATCCTCAACAAGATTAACACTGAAAAGAAGGGCAGAGTCATCCAGATGCAGCTCTCCCCTAAAACCATCATGCCAGAGCCTGCACCAGTTTCAGCCACCACTGCTGGCACAGAGGTGTCCAAACCCCGCCTCCCTCCACTGAAAGTGCCTAAAAGTGAAGAGATGGTCCCCAAATCTCCCCCTGAGGGTGATGACGAGGCCAGCCTGAGTCCTGATTTACCTGGAGAAGAGGCGCCTCCTCCTCCCGATAACATAGCCTTCATGATCACCAACACCAAAGTTCAGGCCTTGTCCTGTGGTGAGTACCAGGAACTGGTCAATGCCAAGAAAGGCAGGGTCCAGACGGTCACCGTTGGAAGTGCCTCCCCCACCCGGGGGGACCCGGCAGACCCCAACGTGCCGCAGGACAACGGCGCGAACAAAAAGCCGGTCATAATCATTTTCGATGAGCCCATGGACATCCGCTCAGCCTACAAGCGCCTCTCCACCATCTTCGAAtgcgaggaggagctggacaggaTGCTGTCGGAGGAGCGCAtcgaggaggagagcgaggagtcCGACACCGACCGGACGGGCGGACCGCAGGGGAAACCTGGAGAAATGGTTGTGGTGGACGGGAAGAGGGTTGGTCCCTCGCAGGCAGCTTCGGACCGTGCCAGCGTGtcatcctcgtcttcctcttccaaCTCCGACAGCGGCGTGAACTTGGAGTCCTCCGGTGACGCCAAACAGGACGGGAAGAAGAAGTTCAAGTTTAAGTTCCCCAAAAAGCAGCTGGCGGCGCTGACACAGGCGATCCGTACCGGAACCAAGTCGGGGAAGAAGACCCTACAGGTGGTCGTCTATGAAGACGAGGAGGAATACGATGGTACGATCAGGCAGCACAAAGAGGCCAAGAGATTTGAAATCGCGACTTCGAAGCCCACCGTGGACACCCCCAAGGCGCCAGGCCCGTCAGCACTAAACAGACAGAACTCCGACTCCGTCTGTAGGACAAACGAGATCCGTAAAAACACCTACAAGACCCTGGACAGCCTGGAGCAGACCATCAAACAACTGGAAACCACTATCAGCGAGATGGGGCCTCGCTCGCCGGTCGAGCGGGCCGTCGCAGAGGAACCCAAAGCAGAGAATGGGAAAAGTTCAGAAGGAGCGGGGGTGAGGAggtcctcctctctccccaagTCCAGAGTATCAGGCCCAAAG AATGCCAGTGTTGCTTCCCCCACTAGTCGGATGCCCGTCCCTTTGTCTGCGAAGGCCAGGCAGGCGCCGGGTACTACTGacaaagcaggaaaacagcaaaaactgcAGGATGCTCAAAGGCAGTTCCGACAG GCTAACGGAAGTGCTAAAAGAGTGGGAGGGGATCATAAAACTTCTTCCCCTACTGTTCCCGTTTCTAAAATCCCTGCTTTTTATCCTAGCTCTACTAAAAGCAGCTCCCAGTCTGTACAAAACTCAGATGCTACTAATCCTATTAatacttcctcttcctcctcctcctcctcctctgtgacaAAGTCCTCTCACACCCCTCGTTCCAGCTCCCTGCCCTCCTCCCACATCCCCTCCCTGTCTAACGGATCCCTCAAACTCCCCACGCCCCTCCAGCACAGCGGTAAAGCTCTCTCGTTTTCCTCACAGACTCAGAACGGTCGAGTGCACTGCTCCtcttcattctcctcctcctcctcctcctcctcctcttccacctcctcctcctccccctcccctctgtcgCCCACACCTTTGGGCCAAGGTGGAAAGAGCATCCGCACCATTCACACCCCCAGCTTCACCAGCTACAGGTCGCACAACGGCAGCAGCGGCAAATCCTGCATCCCAACAGCCACAGCAGCTAAGGACGCTGCCTAG